The Peromyscus leucopus breed LL Stock chromosome 4, UCI_PerLeu_2.1, whole genome shotgun sequence genome segment CAATCAGCCCTGTGGATTTGGTCCAGCTGCTAGAGACAGGCTTGAGGATAGGACTTCTGTCCTCGGAGTAGAGCAGGAAGAGCTGAGCAGGCCCTGCTCTGAGTTGGTGGAGGAAGTGAGCTGCAAATCCCCAGATGGACCACAAACCCACAGTGGAGAAGGTAGACACGGCCCAGATTCTTTCCACCCAAACCTCTATCAAGTGTGGGATTCCCACTCAAGAATGTTTAGCTTGGAGACTCCTTTGGCCCCTCTCAGTCCAGACTAACCAGCAGAGACTTAATGAAAATTTCTAGGAAGTGGAGGCCTAAGAAATGTTGGTTTAAGGACACCTCAATTCCATAGGTTGTTCCGAAGCTTGGAACAGGTAACAGGAGCTATTAGGAGAAAAGAGCAACATGAAggtgttgtacccagagtcctccaaagaccaccaagagccagaatccaatgcaaaagcaaagagtcttctTATTTTTATGAGTGAACTCAGGACTCTCCATCTGTCtgacgcagcagcagagcaggagagaccccgagTAGGAAtagggcagggtttttaaagcaagggggcctcggggtctacagactacatagaaacagactcaggattggtttatgcgagtggcaatcatgttagtgacttttaattggctagggttagttggggggttacagttaccatttttgggcaggcctgaacaagtcccaggctttgtccttgagctgccatggaggctggctggcctagcacgtactgactgtgggggctgctcagtggcccaggctctgtccttgacttatgcatgtagctctaagttggtgagggatcccagacagtaaacaactggctgaaccttgagcagtcagagtacatacagaaagggagctactgcaaggactatgtcttttgttcatggcgcTCCCAGAaacttgctcaagtctcaggaaactgaaattgaggcctggtcATTGAAAGAAGACTTAGCAGCCTGTTATgacatctgcttggtcctttaaAGAAGAGGTAAGGCATGGAGTGGCATCCACACCATCGAAATACTGCAATTTGTTCAGTCCCATCCTTTTACATCTACATATCCCAAGTGGCTGCACACTCCAACcaatcagtggttcttaaccttcctaacgctgtgaccctttaatatagttcttcatattgtggtgacccccaaccataaaattatttttgctgctactttatAGCTGTAATTTTGATGCTGTTATgcattgtaatgcaaatatctgtattttctgatggtcattGGAGACCCCTaagaaagagtcatttgaccccccaagagggtcatgactcacaggttgagaaccactgacttagaaaGCTTTACAATTCTCAGTATCCTGCCTCCCTGAACACGATTACATCAGAATCTCGAGGGATAGGTGTACACACTGCTGATTTTCAAAGCTCCCTAGTGATTTTGGTATCTATCCTTGAATAGAGCCATGGCTGCTTTAATTCTTCATTCGTAAAATGCAAACCAGTAGGAGCATGTCCCCTGGCATTGGCTAGAAATGCAGAATCCCCGGGGCCATCCTGGCCCTGCCCTATAGATGAGAATCCAGATTCACATAAGCTCCCTTCCCTGAGGTAAGTTTGAGAAGTGTAGGTTTTGGTTGGTTAttagttggtttggtttggtttcttcaGACAGAATCTCATATAaccctgcctgtcctgaaactcggtatgtagctaaggatgaccttgaatttctgattctcttctCTCAGTTTCCCAACTGGTGAGGTTAGAGGCTTGTATGACCATGCCCTGCTAAGAAGCACAGTTCTAAGGACACTGAGAACAGTGAGTCATACCCTTGAACTCACCTGgggaactttaaaaatatatatattggtgtCTGAGGCCTGGTCTGAAGCAATGTTTTGCACCCAGAACCAACATGAAGGAAAGGAGACCCAGAACGGTGGAGGTGGAAAAATCCTGGCAGTAGATCAGCCCCTCGGTGCAGGTAACTGTGATGAGGCCAAGGCACAACCCTGTAACGTCCAACTCACCCACTCAGTAGAGAGACATGGGAGGAAGAGGTCTGGTTACCAAGATACCAGCCCCTCACCCCGAGAGTAGCAGAAGAGGGTGGCCAGTAGATGTGAAGTTGGTAAGAATGAGACATATTTTCATAGTCACCCTCGAAACCCCTTGATAGTTCACTATGACCATGGGAGCTGAGCCTTTTAACAAGCTCCCAGgagatctgctgctgctgctgctgctgctgctgctgctgctgctgctgcagtggtggctgtggctgctgctgttaTGGGTCCGGGGATGTTGAGACACTCACCAGTCGAACAATGAATGAATTTTAACAGACAGGCTTTATTAGCTACTGGCCAGGACCACACCCAAGACTCCAGAGTCTCAAAGTGTGTCCCCAGCTATTGTTAGTCTGGggtttataaagacaaaaaccacaaggttgCAGTTTGGGGGTCAAGTTAATAGACATAATGCCTACATGCAGGCACAGCTTAACTTTGGTGACAGATGCCTCAGTTATCTCGAGCAAGCAAGCATTTTCATACAGAAGCAGAACCAGCAGTTTACCTTGTGACCCATTACCTTGCAAGAACAGTAGAGGcagttaaacattttttataagaCTAGGCAGTTTTTTAAGACTAGCCAAAATATTCCAAGAAGTCATCTGTCTTGGGTAAATTAGTGacagggtgtagatgtaaccaaccatcttattaaataagaaacacagaaccaatgtaaaagagaaagccgagaggtcagagctcagagctaaaatcttacccttcctcctgcgtgctcctagcttcccacaagagagctatttcctgtgtgtgtaagtcttttcatagtcttttgttctgccttctcattggttgtaaacccaaacacgtgactgcctcgtcactgtctgtatgtacagccccctaggtcttaaaggtgtatgtctccagtgctggctgtatccctaaacacacagagatctacctagctcttctaccaagtgctgggattaaaggcgtgtgccaccaccaccaccaccaccaccaccaccaccaccaccaccaccacactcttgctatggctctaatagctctgacccctgggcaactttatttatttattaacatacaatcaaaatcacatttcagtacaattagaataccaccacaacagggTACAGTTTACAAAATGTTTATGAGCTAGAGCAGTTGCATGGTGGTTTCTGAGTTTTAAACACAATGTTAATCATCACATTCTCCCTTTGAGTTGTGTCCTGGGTGAAATCCTTGACTCTGTGGTGGGTGCCTGTTTATACTGGGACCTAATAGCCGTTAGTATGGTAGCACCCAAGTGTGAATTTATTTATCTGGTTAAGGCATTGATGTTGCAGGGACCAAGAGTAACCAGCAGGAGCAGGGGGGCTGAGGGCCCTGTAATGGTGACAGCAGAGTTGCTAGCCAGGAGAAACCTGAGAATGAGAATGGGAGCCATTTGTCCCCCCGTACCCCCCCCTTTAGGGCCTTCTCCCTTTCTGCCAGGTTTTTCTGGAGCAGAGCTGGGTTATCTCTAATGATTCCCAAATCATTTGCATAGGAATAACAATTCTCCCCTAAAACCATGCAATAACCTCCTTGCTCTGCATAGAGCGGGTCCTGTGCTGTAGAACCACCTCAGCTAATAAATTCACTTGTTTTTCTAGCTtagcaatagatttttttttctaatatggaTAGATCTTGGGATATTTGACATCCTATATTTTTGAAGTTAATGTCAGCCATCGCTGTTCCTGTGATGCCAGGAGCAGCTTCTGCTGTAGCAAAGTTTGAGAGGTATGAGGAGGGGAGTCACacattggttggttggttggttgtttgtttgtttggttgtttggttgtttggttgggttttttccCTGCACAGGGGGACTGGAAGAGTCTGTGAATATAAGTGCTCTGTCTCTGCTGGATCATCCTAAATATACATTCTGGGGAACAGAGACACCAAGATAAAGAATTTGGGGGCTTGACGCATATGCCAGATAGGCAAGCATGCATGGGTGTAATCCATCAGTCCGGATGAGGCAAACCATTTCTGCCAGGTGGTGAAGGAAGGAATGAGCACCTGGCAATGTGGTTGCCAAAAGCCGAGAGATATTTATGATGAATCTGCATTTATTCTTAAAGGGGGATTTGAACATATTATAGCTCTTTGAATCAGAATGGTTCCCCTCACCTTGAATTCAGTCTGGGTTAAGATATTTgatggttggggctggagagttgatggtcagagctggagagatggctcagtggttaagagcaagggcttctcttccagaggtcttgagttcaattcccagcaaccacatcacatggtggctcacaaccgtctatagtgggatctgatgcccttttctggcataaagttatacatgcagacagaacactcatacataaaaataaatttaaaaagagaaatttgaTGGTCAAGTGGAAAGACTCCCGTGGACAGTTGGCAAAGGGAGTGATTGAAATGGGGTTCTGATATATAGAGAATCCTACATAGTGTGAGGGCTTGGGAAGATAAAGAACCAACAATCAGACATAACATTTGGATTAGCAACCTTCATGAGCAAGTATGTGGTATTAAAATTGTCATAAGGGGTTcaaaggaggccagaggagtagggctaaggagagagagaaaggtggtgGTGACGGGAAGTGATGTCAGCTGGTGAACCCCACCAACAGGGCCAGGGCAGGTATAGCAGCTGGTTCCGTTACAGCATTCAAATAAAGGAATTCTAAGGTGTGAACTCGGCTAAAGCTCTATAGATGAATATCTTAGTCTTCCCATCAAAGGCTGAATCCTTCTCATTATGTCTATAGACAAAACCCACAACCCCTTTTTTCCATCTAATATCCCAAGGGTCAGGGATTAAGTAGTTGACCTTAGTATGCCAATCAACTGAGGTGAGTTTGGATGGATTTTCTCCTCCCCATCTGGTCCAAGTACTATGATATTTGCAGCTCCAGTGTGGACATCCTCCATAATTTGGGTCCTTACAGTCGGGCCGAGTTTGCTCATACATAAAACAGACATATATAGGAGAGGACATAGCATTGTAGAAGTCATTTATACATTTCCCTTGGCAGGTGTCCCTTATATCAAAAGTGAGGCTTATAGCACTTGCACATCCTGTGACTGGACAGAAGGTAGAACCTATGGTCTTGTTGTGATTTTCCAGGGCAATTACATGGAACTTCCATGCCTTAGGGGCTGGTTTGGTTAGTACAGGAGCCCGGGGAGCTGGGCGTTTCCCATTTGGGTTCCCAGAAAGAACAGAAGGGAATATAGTCAGACAAAACAACAGCACTAAATTAAACCCCATGTCACGCTTATCTTTAGTGGATCTTCGCAGGTCTTGATGACAATCTGCTTTTCTTTAGCTAGGCTGTCGTTCCCAGTGGCACACGTGACCTGAGAGTGATGTAGCCACGTGTGGGATGCTGGACACAGTGGAGATGATCAGGATGACGAGGTGTGGTGGCTTCCAGTGGGGTCCCAGTGCCTCAGCTCAGTGTCTCTTGATCCACACCTTCTCTCCTGGCTGGAAGCGGTGTGGATGAGGTGGTGGACTTCAGAAAGCAGCCTGAAGCGAGGAGGCCACAGTGCCCGGAGTCAGCTGCAGAGCCTGTACAGACTGAAACAGTTGATGGTTAGGAATTTCAGTGGCTAGTTCCATatgagggaggatgggaggaggtcTCCCAAAGAGGATTTCAAATGGAGTTAAACCTTTTCCATAAGGAGTGCTTGGATCCCTAAGAATGGAAAAGGGAAGGAACCCCACCTATCTTTGGCCAGTCTCCAAAGTTAATTTAGTCAAGGTCCGATTTGGCCTCTCTATTTGTCCTGAACTTTGAGGATGGTAAGCACAATGCAATTTCCAATTGGTCCCAGAACAGCAGAAATGCACTCAGTAACCCTGGATATAAAGGCAGGTCTACTATCGACCCTATGAACAATGGCAATCCAAACCTAGGCATTATCTGAtccttttcaaaatgtgtttctgCCCTTAGTTTGTGGAGCAGGTCACATGCCAACAGAGGTACAGACACTCGGGCATGGCTAGGAAAGAGTGCCTCAGAGTCCCCTTTCCTAGGCCCACAGTTCTTTGGGGGTCCAAGAACAGATTTGTGAACCAGTAGCTTCTTGTGCTACAGTTAGTTTCTTATTCACTGGCCCACCTGCCTGCTTTAAAACCAAGGAAGTGGCTCCCATATCCACAAGGAAattgccccccaacacacacgcacacactttcAGAGTAATTCCGggctctgggggaggggtggctaaGCCCAGACCCTGTCAGTCTGTGTCTAACTGGAGCATAAATGCAGACCTTTGCTTTTGGTTTAGACATTCGTTTCTccagtggctggcttctttccaGTGAGAGCATTCATTCCTTTGGGGGCACTTGCCTTTCCAATGGCCGGTTTCTCTTTCCTTAAGGGAGCGCCTCTCCCATCATCTGCTCCCCTTGGCCTTTGTCCTTCTTTCATAAACCTTGGATGCTGAAGTTCTGCTCCCTGGTAAACTGCCACCATAATCTTAGCTAATTGCTTAGTCTGCCTGTCCTCCAGGGTATCCCTGTTGTTGTATACCTGGGAGGCGATCTCACCCAGCTCTGACAGTCAGTACCTTGCCTCCTTCAGAGGCCTCGATTTTCTGAGTCTTTCTCCCAATGTCTGGTGCTAATTGAGAAACATAAGCTGTATTGATAGCTCTCTGGTTTTCTGGGACTTCCCAGTCAATCGATAAACATCTAGGAGGCGCTCCAGAGAAGCAGATGACCAATCATCGGAACCCTGAGTTATCTGACCTACCTTAGACAAATTTGGGGGGCACTTAGCTTCGGCCCAGAGATGCTCCCCCCCAACAGAGTCTGGTGAAAGAGGTTAAAAGACTCCCTATCTTCGTGGGAATTTGGATCCCAATCTGGCTGTCAGGAAGGAAAGACTTCTTCACATTGTCACCAGATCAGCAGtccatcacccatcatttcccaaGACCTGCTTTTGAGTTTCtcatcagattccttcttctctgtGGTGAAGAGGGTTTGAAGTAGCTACTGACAGTCTGCTCAAGTCAGTCAGTGTGTGTAAAACACCATTTCTAGTAGAGAGATTaagctttggggtttttttgagaaagggagaTTTTGGAGCTTCTGGTTACACAGATCGCTAGTAGAGAAGAGAACACAGACCGGAACTGACCGAtggtccctcccacctccctcatcCTGCATGGCTCCCCATGTTGGGGTTTCTCTAAAGGGGAGGATAGCTAGAGGTGGAGATCTGGGAgaagtgtgtggggtggggtggggtggggggcagcacaAGTGAATGTCCTGCATTGGGCAACCTAGGGCTACAGGATGTGTCCCTGAGGGGGAGAAAATGAGGACTATCACAACCTCCTCAGTGAGAGTAGGCAGAGATGAGGTGCCTGAGAGACAGTCGCAGAGGGACCGGAGGCCAGAGTCAGACACAGTGAATGATGGGCAGACCGGTTGGTAAGAGGACCCACTCCAGGTGTGAGCAGGACTCATGAGTGCCTCTGGCCACAGATTCCTCTCCCTGCCTAGTGCCCCAGGCCTGCAGGGTAGGGGCACATCCTTTCTTCTGGTGGGGCTGGTGGGACTGGAGGCTGAAATTTGTCCTGCCCCTCGgtcttcttgatttcttctgaAACAAAAATGGTGCCTTTAAAGGGAAGATTTGGCTGGTACTTTCTCATCCGGGATGGAGATTCCTCTACCAGGAACCTCCTAAGTGTCCTGGTTTACTAAAGACCACATGTTACACTCTGTAAATAAGAGAAAAGTTGAAGGAGCCTTCACCGGGCCAGCCTACCTGAAATGAAGGCCAATCAAGGAAACAAAAGGCCGTTAGTTTTCCTATATGGACCTGTTCTCCAGACTCCTTGGCTTTTCTCTGCAAGTCCTTAAAATGAGACTTCATCAGATCTAAGGGGGTCTTTTGGGGAGAAGACTTTATGTCTGATCTTTTCAA includes the following:
- the LOC114699467 gene encoding putative endogenous retrovirus group FC1 Env polyprotein, yielding MGFNLVLLFCLTIFPSVLSGNPNGKRPAPRAPVLTKPAPKAWKFHVIALENHNKTIGSTFCPVTGCASAISLTFDIRDTCQGKCINDFYNAMSSPIYVCFMYEQTRPDCKDPNYGGCPHWSCKYHSTWTRWGGENPSKLTSVDWHTKVNYLIPDPWDIRWKKGVVGFVYRHNEKDSAFDGKTKIFIYRALAEFTP